In one Spirosoma rigui genomic region, the following are encoded:
- a CDS encoding ROK family protein, giving the protein MQTYWGVDLGGTKIEGVVLSAEHGATLSPDNVLIRKRIDTEASQGYDHILGQIVKLIDLLKAETGLVPDRIGFGTPGTNNPATQTMKNCNTTVLNGKPMKADLARLLGVPIEVANDANCFALAEATLGSVPSEVPSYQTVFGVIMGTGVGGGVVIRPKPGSQAFVLNGLQGIGGEWGHNILEENGYPCYCGKKGCVEQVISGPALQRFYHQISGEERTMKEIMQRYATGTDSFANQTVDRMLEYFGRAISTIINVLDPDAIVLGGGVGNIDLLYTEGVERVKKYVFNSGEVKTRFLKPKLGDSAGVFGAAML; this is encoded by the coding sequence ATGCAAACGTACTGGGGCGTCGACTTAGGCGGCACCAAAATTGAAGGCGTAGTCCTGTCGGCCGAACACGGAGCAACCCTCTCACCCGACAATGTCCTGATTCGTAAACGAATCGATACCGAAGCCAGCCAGGGATATGACCATATTCTGGGCCAGATTGTCAAACTCATCGACCTGCTTAAAGCGGAAACCGGCCTGGTACCCGACCGGATTGGTTTTGGTACGCCAGGTACCAACAATCCGGCTACGCAGACCATGAAGAACTGCAACACAACCGTACTCAACGGTAAGCCCATGAAAGCCGATCTGGCCCGGTTACTTGGTGTCCCCATCGAGGTTGCCAATGACGCCAACTGTTTCGCGCTGGCCGAAGCCACACTGGGCAGCGTTCCCTCCGAGGTACCCAGTTACCAGACCGTATTTGGCGTCATTATGGGAACGGGGGTTGGGGGGGGCGTAGTCATTCGTCCTAAGCCCGGAAGCCAGGCGTTTGTGTTAAACGGGTTGCAGGGCATCGGGGGCGAATGGGGCCATAACATCCTGGAAGAAAATGGATACCCCTGCTACTGCGGTAAAAAAGGCTGCGTGGAGCAGGTCATCTCCGGCCCGGCCCTGCAACGATTCTACCACCAGATCAGCGGGGAAGAACGGACCATGAAGGAAATCATGCAGCGGTACGCGACCGGCACCGACTCATTTGCGAACCAGACCGTCGACCGGATGCTCGAGTATTTCGGGCGGGCCATCTCAACAATCATCAACGTACTGGACCCGGACGCCATCGTACTGGGGGGTGGCGTAGGCAACATCGATCTGCTCTACACGGAAGGCGTTGAGCGGGTCAAAAAATACGTGTTCAACAGTGGCGAGGTCAAAACCCGCTTCCTGAAACCCAAACTGGGCGATAGCGCCGGAGTGTTCGGCGCTGCCATGCTCTAG
- a CDS encoding class I SAM-dependent methyltransferase: protein MAWYHTFFNGLQQDAWKAAQTDERTQLDLELLVETLEFGPGDRLLDIFCGYGRHALPLARMGARVTGVDISAEYVSSLRTEAGKLPLTVVQGDFLQLTDEELGGEQAFDAAYCLGNSFSFFPRPDMVAFLTRIASCLKPGGRFLAHTEMIAESVLPDYQERNWQPVGGAGEEPILFLVENEYDPLESRIDAHLTYVRAGVTQTRLARHYVFTLAELGRMFNEAGFEILACYGTMEGDTYALGDEAVWIIAAKM, encoded by the coding sequence ATGGCCTGGTATCATACCTTTTTTAACGGACTACAGCAGGACGCCTGGAAGGCAGCCCAAACCGATGAGCGCACCCAGCTCGACCTCGAACTGCTGGTCGAAACCCTGGAGTTTGGCCCCGGCGATCGACTGCTGGATATTTTTTGCGGATATGGTCGCCATGCGCTGCCCCTCGCCCGGATGGGGGCCCGCGTTACCGGCGTCGACATCTCGGCGGAGTACGTGTCCAGCTTGCGCACCGAAGCGGGCAAGCTGCCCCTGACAGTCGTTCAGGGCGACTTTCTGCAACTCACGGATGAGGAACTGGGCGGGGAGCAGGCATTTGATGCGGCTTACTGCCTGGGTAATAGCTTCAGCTTTTTTCCCCGGCCCGATATGGTCGCTTTTCTGACCCGGATTGCCTCGTGCCTGAAACCCGGTGGCCGGTTTCTGGCCCATACCGAAATGATTGCTGAGTCGGTGCTGCCCGATTACCAGGAGCGCAACTGGCAACCCGTAGGCGGGGCGGGGGAGGAGCCAATTTTGTTTTTGGTGGAGAATGAATATGACCCACTCGAAAGCCGGATCGACGCCCACCTGACCTACGTACGGGCGGGAGTCACGCAAACCCGGCTGGCGCGGCATTATGTGTTTACGCTAGCTGAACTAGGACGGATGTTCAACGAAGCCGGATTCGAGATTCTGGCCTGTTACGGAACAATGGAAGGTGATACGTACGCCCTCGGTGACGAAGCCGTTTGGATAATTGCGGCAAAGATGTAG
- a CDS encoding redoxin domain-containing protein — protein sequence MLQAGQKAPEFTLFNSDKKEVALTDFSGKNLVVLFFPMAFTSVCTAELCEMRDNINTYASLNAAIVGISVDSPFTLAKFKEQENLPFDLLSDFNKETSIAYDTLYETFVMNMRGVSKRSAFVIDGQGVIQYAEVLDNAGEVPSFTAIQQTLASLN from the coding sequence ATGCTACAAGCTGGACAAAAGGCCCCTGAATTTACGCTGTTCAACAGCGACAAGAAAGAAGTAGCGTTAACAGATTTCAGCGGGAAAAACCTGGTTGTATTATTTTTTCCAATGGCTTTCACCAGCGTCTGCACGGCTGAACTGTGCGAAATGCGCGACAACATCAATACCTATGCCTCGCTGAATGCGGCCATTGTGGGTATCTCTGTCGACTCGCCGTTTACGCTGGCCAAGTTCAAGGAACAGGAAAATTTGCCTTTCGACCTGCTCTCTGATTTCAACAAGGAGACGTCCATTGCCTACGACACGCTTTATGAAACGTTTGTGATGAACATGCGGGGCGTCAGTAAGCGGTCGGCCTTTGTGATCGACGGGCAAGGTGTTATCCAATACGCCGAAGTGCTGGACAATGCGGGCGAGGTGCCCAGCTTCACGGCTATCCAGCAAACCCTCGCGTCCCTTAATTGA